The Leptospira harrisiae sequence TTTTTCATGAAAAACTCCGATACATAGATTTCATGATAGCTTCTTTTTTAGAAAGGGATTTGAAAACAAAAAAATGATCCACCATATTGCCATCGGTACACCGAATCCTTCCAATTTAGCAGAGTTTTACCTCCAAATTCCTGGAGCAAAGAAAGTGCGGGAATTTCTTTATGAATCAGGAGAATTACGTTCGGTTTGGATTGATTTTGGTTCCGTCATTTTGATGTTAGAGGATGGAGAAAAAAAGTCTCCTCGTGCTCTCGTTTTTAAATGGGAGGAAAACAAAAGATCTGAATGGATTCAATTTTTAGACCAAGTCAAAATTCAAAACCAAACGGATTACACAATTTACTTTTTAGATTCTGAATCAAACCAATTAGGCGTAAGTGACTATCCAGAAAAACTTTCTCTTCTTTAGAAATATGTTGAGAAAAGAAACCAAAACTTAAATTAACATTCGAACTATCCAACATGACTATTAATATTTCCAACGGTTCACAGATTCTATCGGAACAATCGGGAACATGTCAAATAACTTGATTCGCATGACAGGGATTAGCTCTAGGTTGTCAGAAATTTTATTAAAATTTAACCTTTAAGGGGGTAAGGAACAGGTGAATCCAATTTAGAATCAAAGGAATCTTTCCAAGCGACTGCATTTTGCCCGAAGGAGACCACCCGTTCGGAACTTGGAAAGACTGTGTCTGGTCGGTTTTGCAACAAAGCACAGGCGTTATTGCCCAGCCACCTCGCGAGTCAAAAATCTTTTGTTGTAACAACTACTTTCCAAAAAGACCACCTCCTTTGCTTATACCTTAGCTAAACCTTTTCTAGTACTATAAAGAAATACCGTCAAGAAAACATTTGATCAAAACTAAAAATAAAAGAAGATAGTGTAACCATGGCAAAAGAAGAACCTGAAAAAACTTTAGACCCAACCGACCAGTCTAACTTCCTCCAGTTGGATTTTGAAGTTTCCATTTTTGACCTCTTCAAACATTATTTCCAAGTCCGACTACGAGTCAAAACAGACCAACCAGAGTTAAACTTTTGTTTGCCCAGTTGGACCCCTGGTTCTTATATGATCCGCGACTATGGAACTCACCTCCATAAGTTTGAAGTTAGAAATTCAAAAACAAATGAACCAATCTTTTGGGAGATGGTAGATCTCCACAAATGGAAACTAAAAAACCTTCCGCAAGAATTCGAAATTTCATACATTATCTATGCTTTTGAAGATTTTACAGTAAGAACCAATTATTTAGAAACCGAGTTTGGATTCATCAACCCACCTGCTTTGTTTTTATACCCAGAAGGAAATTTAGAAAGGTCTAGTACAGTTCGGTTCCAGGTTTCGGAATATTTCCCATATATTTACTCTAGTTTGACTCGTAACCAAGAAGATCCTACTCTATTTCGTGCTGAGAACTTTGATGAATTGTTTGATTCACCATTCCAATTGAGTAAAAAAAATTCCGTATTTTTTACTGCTGGAACTACCAAACATGAATTACTAATAGAGGGCGATGTTAGTTTCGATTTTAAAACCAAGTTGGCAGAAGACTTAAAACGAATTACAGAAACACAAATTGAATGGATGATGGAAAGTCCAAATCCGTATTATTTATTTGTAGTAAACTTAAGTTTACCTGCATACGGAGGTCTGGAACACAGGGCCTCTAGTATCAATTACTTTAGCCCAGACCTTATATCTGATGAAGAAGAATATAAACGACTGCTTGAACTTTTATCACACGAATACTTTCATCTTTGGAATATCAAACGAATTCGGCCCATCGCCCTTGGTCCATTTGATTACCAAAAACCCAATCTAACACGTGAACTTTGGATCGCCGAAGGATTTACAAGTTTTTATGATGCTTATTTTCTGTTTCATTCAGGATTTCTCTCCAAAGAAGAATACATCTCTAAACTGCAATCAGACATTTTTTCATTAGAAGACAATGAAGCTGATAGCTGGATGAGCCTAGAAGAATCCTCTTTTACTGCATGGACAAAATACTACAAACGAAATGGGAACAGTCATAACATCACAGTCTCTTATTATACAAAGGGAGGTGTCCTTGCTTTATGTATGAACTTATTTTTATTAAAGGAATCACAGGAAAGAAAAACCATTCGTCACGTTTTCCATAAACTAAACGAAGTATTTGTCAAAACAAAACAAAGAGGATTCACCAAACAAGAGTTTTTTGACACGGTAAAAGATGTTACAGGAGTAGATTTAAAAATAGAATTTAATGAATATTTGGAAAATCCAAAACCAATTCCAATTGATCTGTATTTGGACATTATTGGGATCCGGAGGATTCAGACAGACCTTGTAGGAGAAACAGGATTCAAAACCAAAGAAAAAAATGGTAATTTATATGTTCAAAAACTCCTCCATAAATCGGATATAGATTCATTCGATCTTATGTTAGATGACGAAATCCTTGCTATCAATGGGAAACGAGCCACACAAACAACACTTCAAAATTTAGAAAAAAGCCTAAGACCGGGTGAAAAATTCCATCTTATCCTTTCTAGGGCAGGAAAAATCAAAGAATCAATGATGACAGCTTCCGGATATCACAAAACAAGAAAATTTGTGATCGCAGAAGACTGCACAGATGACAGAAAAGAACTAAGAGATTATTTTCTAAGGAATATCGTCTAAATGCCCGCTCTTTTTAATTATATTTTAACCCCTTCTAGTAAAGAAGAAGTGCTTCTTGACAGACCGCTTCCTCTCTCCCACAGACATCCTAAACATTGGATTCATATCACTGCTGAGAACGAAGAAAAACTTATGTTTCTCTTTCAAAAACATGATATCCATCAACTGACAATTGAAGACATTCTAAATCCCAACAGTAGGATCAAACTGGAAATTTTTCCTAATTATATATTTTTTGTCTTTCGTGGTTTTCATTTTGAAAGGAATCAACTTACCCAAAAGAACTTTAACTTCATTTTGACTCCAAACCAAATTATCTCTTTAACACTTGATTATCGTGATAGCATCGGTGATATCATTGACCAATGGAAAGTGAATAATAAAATTTTAGCCCGCGGGTATGAATTTGTTGTACATAAAATATTGGATATAGAAACAGATCATACCCTAGCAATCACCCAAAAAATCGAAGAACGAATCGAACATTTTGAAGACCAAATTTTTAGTAACGCCAAATCATTAGATATAAGTAACGTTTATAGTTTGAGAGCAAGTCTTCTTTCAATTAAAAAAGGAATGTTGCAAAACAAAGAAGTATTAGAAGATTTAGAAAAAATCAAAAACAGTTTTTTTAGCGATGAAGCAGATGCCTTCTTTCGAGATGTGAGAGACCATTCCCTCCGCATTTTGGAACTAGTAGATAGTAACATCGAATCCATATCCTCAGCACTAGAAGCTCATATCGCTATTTCCACACGCAAAACAAATGAGATAATGAAAATTCTTACTATCATGACTGCCATCATGTTGCCAATGTCCTTAGTTGCTGGTATCTATGGAATGAACTTCAGGCATATGCCCACTCTCGAATGGGAATACGGATTTATCACTGCGCTTGGAGCGATGGGATTTTTAGGAATTTTGATGTTACTTTATTTTAGAATTAAACGTTGGTATTAACTTTTAAATCAATCCACGAATTTGTACAAGAATTTCAGGATCTTCTACTGGAGGTTCCAATTCACCTCGGGTCCATTGGTTAAAAAGTTCCTTTAAACGTTTGTTAAGCGAGTCAAATTCAGGTGAGTTTGGAAAAAGAATGACCGAATTTGGTTTCACCGATTTTCCTGTTGTGGACACAAACGCAAAATCTGGAATCATTTTTTCCAAAGTTTCTGCTGAAAATGCAGGGTAGTTAGAACCCAACCAATCTACAGATGGCAAACAATTCTTTTGAAAATAAGCATCGCTAAGTGCTGACACTAGTGCTCTTTTCAGTTGTTGTTTGCGTTCTTTTTCAAATCGTTCTTCTCTTTCCCGTAGTTTCTTTTTAAAGAAATTTTCTCTCCGTTTTTGATATAAAAACTGACGATCCATTTGTGAATAAGTTAAAATTGATTTTGCTTTCGCATAACCGGAGTTTACTATTGGAGAGACCCCTAAATAATAAAAAAGTTTATAAAACCAAGGAATGTATTTGAAATACACTGACTGTAAATTTTTTCCATAAGTTTTTACAAATTCATCGTCTTTGAATAAAGGTTTTAATTCTTTTTCGTTTAACTCAATGATAGCTTTGAGATATAAAATATGTTCTGTCGTAAAACGATAGTTTTGAAAAATCAAATGATTGATGTCTTTGATGTTGTTTTGGTTATTATTCACAAAGACGGCAATTTTTGAATCCTGGTCATGCCATTCGGCTGAAAGAACTTTCGGATTTTTTCGGAGGAGATCTATAATGATAGTATCATGTTCATTATCTTTTTCTAAATTGATACGAAGGAGCCTAGAATCAAAATCGAATTGGCTATCCAACATTTTCATATACACTTTGAGGAGTCGGTCTACTTCTCTTTTTTTTTCTAACTCAGCATACTGGGCCGCCATCTCAGCCACTTTTCGTAAATTGTGAACGAGAGGATAAAAGCCGTTTTCTTTTAGAATTTCCTTAAACCCATACAACATTTCAATTTTAGAACGGATCAGGTCTATTTCGTTAGGTTCTGTATTCCCAGTCACTGGTGTAGATGTATGGATTCGATCAAAGGCCAACCTGATTTCTGTATCAAAAGCCTTTGCCAAAGGCTCCACTTTGGTCATCAAATATTCATTGGCAATATGTAGAAAATTAGCAGCCTCTATTTCAGGCACTGTATAAAACCCCACATGAGGAAGAACTATGATTTTTGGATCTGCATCTAATTCATCGATGATGAGCCCGCGAGAACGTTTTAACATTTCAGCTGACGGTTGTAAGGGGAACTGTTTTGGTTCCAACATTCGATCTAGTTCGTCACCAGACCCATCATCTTCTTTGTAATCAATGTCAGCGAGTTTGGTCAAAACATTTCGCCAAGTATCTTCTGTAAGAATCCTTTTTGCTTGGATGTATTGGTAAAAATGTTCGGTAGACCTTGCGATGAGTAACTTATAAGGTTCTTCCAAGGGCATTCCACCAGGAAGTCCGACTAAAAAATTGACAAACCGCAACTCACCTACATCGGAATCAAATTTAATTTCAAAAAGTTGAGTGGTGAGTCCGTAATCAATGAGTTGCCACATTGCATCCAAAGCAGTTTCACGATCCATTTTTAGTTTTTCAAAATTGGAGTCTGTGGGCCGAAACAAATGGCCAGCCTCAATATTTTCCCTTGAACTTTGGATTTCCACTGTCTTCATAATGGACAATGCTTCTTTTTGTAGGATGATCCCAGAAGACCTTCCTAAGGTTTCCTTCGTCGTCAGTTGTAAAAAATGATCGTGCGGAGGTGATATTCTCATGGGTTTGTATTAAATGGCAGTGAGTCCGCCGTCGACAGTCCAATTGGATCCAGAAATATAACCGGATTCTTTTTGAAGGAGGAAATTAACCACACGAGCAATTTCCGAAGGTTCAGCTATTCTCCTAACGGGTGTTTTGTTGACAATTTTAGTTTTATGATCCATTATTTGGTCTTCCTGGATTCCCATATTTGTATCCACATAACCGGGACTAACTGCATTGGCTGTGATTCCAAATTTTCCCCATTCATCAGCT is a genomic window containing:
- a CDS encoding M61 family metallopeptidase → MAKEEPEKTLDPTDQSNFLQLDFEVSIFDLFKHYFQVRLRVKTDQPELNFCLPSWTPGSYMIRDYGTHLHKFEVRNSKTNEPIFWEMVDLHKWKLKNLPQEFEISYIIYAFEDFTVRTNYLETEFGFINPPALFLYPEGNLERSSTVRFQVSEYFPYIYSSLTRNQEDPTLFRAENFDELFDSPFQLSKKNSVFFTAGTTKHELLIEGDVSFDFKTKLAEDLKRITETQIEWMMESPNPYYLFVVNLSLPAYGGLEHRASSINYFSPDLISDEEEYKRLLELLSHEYFHLWNIKRIRPIALGPFDYQKPNLTRELWIAEGFTSFYDAYFLFHSGFLSKEEYISKLQSDIFSLEDNEADSWMSLEESSFTAWTKYYKRNGNSHNITVSYYTKGGVLALCMNLFLLKESQERKTIRHVFHKLNEVFVKTKQRGFTKQEFFDTVKDVTGVDLKIEFNEYLENPKPIPIDLYLDIIGIRRIQTDLVGETGFKTKEKNGNLYVQKLLHKSDIDSFDLMLDDEILAINGKRATQTTLQNLEKSLRPGEKFHLILSRAGKIKESMMTASGYHKTRKFVIAEDCTDDRKELRDYFLRNIV
- a CDS encoding magnesium transporter CorA family protein, which encodes MPALFNYILTPSSKEEVLLDRPLPLSHRHPKHWIHITAENEEKLMFLFQKHDIHQLTIEDILNPNSRIKLEIFPNYIFFVFRGFHFERNQLTQKNFNFILTPNQIISLTLDYRDSIGDIIDQWKVNNKILARGYEFVVHKILDIETDHTLAITQKIEERIEHFEDQIFSNAKSLDISNVYSLRASLLSIKKGMLQNKEVLEDLEKIKNSFFSDEADAFFRDVRDHSLRILELVDSNIESISSALEAHIAISTRKTNEIMKILTIMTAIMLPMSLVAGIYGMNFRHMPTLEWEYGFITALGAMGFLGILMLLYFRIKRWY